One window of the Lasioglossum baleicum chromosome 8, iyLasBale1, whole genome shotgun sequence genome contains the following:
- the LOC143211230 gene encoding mitochondrial tRNA-specific 2-thiouridylase 1 isoform X2 — MKNWDIADETGRCTIEEDYEHAQWVCNKLKIPLLQVNFVKEYWNNIFSYLIEQYQNGLTPNPDILCNRHIKFDKFFQFARAELQADAIATGHYVRTSFGPFLENFKPDTNVQLLSAEDKDKDQTFFLSQVPQESLRYSMFPLGNYLKCNVKQIAQEVGLDLVASKKESMGICFVGKRNFQDFISEYIPEKPGDFVDIESGKVVEKHMGFHHWTIGQRARIASGSDAMFVYKKNVETNTIYVVPGTNHPALYSDIVKTDVPHWISEEPKELNGHFRIFNCDFRFQHRDSVIPCTVHKTLTNELIIRLSQPLRAITEGQFAILYNGEECLGSASIKHPGVSYFSLGRQLKEKHWQYADVREKNTQIAV, encoded by the exons ATGAAAAATTGGGATATTGCCGACGAAACCGGGAGATGTACCATAGAAGAAGACTATGAGCATGCACAATGGGTGtgcaataaattgaaaatacctCTTTTACAAGTCAACTTTGTAAAAGAATATTGGAACAATATCTTCAG TTACTTAATAGAACAGTATCAGAATGGTCTCACTCCTAATCCGGATATCTtgtgcaatagacacattaaatttgataaatttttcCAATTCGCACGTGCCGAACTTCAAGCTGACGCTATTGCCACTGGACATTATGTCAGAACAAGTTTCGGTCCTTTCCTCGAGAATTTTAAGCCAGATACAA ATGTTCAATTACTTTCGGCAGAAGACAAAGATAAAGATCAAACGTTTTTTCTGAGCCAGGTACCTCAAGAATCATTACGGTACTCTATGTTTCCACTTGGAAACTACTTGAAATGCAATGTTAAACAAATTGCCCAGGAGGTTGGACTGGATTTAGTTGCTTCTAAGAAGGAAAGCATGGGTATATGTTTTGTGGGAAAACGAAATTTTCAAGACTTCATATCAGAg TATATACCAGAAAAACCAGGAGATTTTGTAGACATAGAGTCCGGAAAAGTAGTTGAAAAACATATGGGTTTCCATCATTGGACAATTGGCCAAAGAGCAAGAATTGCAAGTGGTTCGGACGCGATGTTTGTATATAAGAAGAATGTGGAAACTAATACTATATAcgta GTACCAGGGACAAATCATCCAGCATTGTACTCAGATATAGTGAAAACTGATGTTCCTCATTGGATATCAGAAGAGCCAAAGGAACTGAATGGGCATTTTAGGATATTCAATTGTGATTTTCGATTCCAACATAGAGATTCTGTAATACCCTGTACAGTGCACAAGACTTTAACCAAtgaattaataattagactTAGCCAGCCTTTGAGAGCTATCACAGAGGGACAg TTTGCAATTTTATACAACGGGGAAGAATGTTTAGGCAGTGCCTCGATTAAGCACCCTGGAGTGTCATATTTTTCCCTTGGTCGACAACTAAAAGAGAAACATTGGCAATACGCTGACGTGAGAGAAAAGAATACACAAATTGCTGTATAA
- the LOC143211227 gene encoding neprilysin-4 isoform X1, which produces MRGGSSLSQYNDDDVFSGGPCPSCRLAINKETGRLKWCMGGNDTWRFRVKLMLLIPAVLLPITIIFIALSRSQVIGKAPYHRTYLIHATGRRPDERTEETLPPTSHTETERAGEEEEDERILISGMKTSYVPVETALPPQQLQRRKRELDGAQSTDYVTGKIDNWSADENSDNFLDDYYPEVDNDRIKENSEIESNDYRNYGDHSCDNHKNEEELRSRPFNGKYDDNEEQSQDESDEGEQGGRHSISIEDPDSSLPITDEQDETGPNFHTFWKGEGDSWDIRDAQAKIMLTYMDRTADPCEDFYQYACGNWARHNPIPKDKAAYDTFEMIRESLDTVLKELLEGPIPSELEANPDDATVKAKYLFQSCMNYEILEQRMERPLVELLDELGGWPILRPNWDPEKFDWLLLVAQLRLYNNDILISEWVAPDVKNSDEYIIQFDQTSLGLPTRDYFLQPSNMIYLKAYKNYLIKIATLLGASLQNATIDADELIEFETKLAKITSSPDERGNVSQLYRRMSIGALRNLVPQINWHRYLTIVLARPMNATEPVVVYALQYIQDLVNLLSKTSPRTIANYLLWRFVRHRVNNLDDRFQEAKQKFYYILFGREQAPSRWKTCVGQVNSNMGMAVGSMFVRKYFDEKSKNDTLSMTREIQRAFRELLNETTWIDDETKELATEKVNAMLLRIGYPDFILQPKLLNKRYKDVVIRSDKYFENTLNILQHLTRVGQDRLGSPVNKTLWNTAPAVVNAYYSRSKNRIMFPAGILQPPFYHRYFPRSLNFGGIGVVIGHEITHGFDDKGRLFDKDGNLHRWWKDEAIYGFHQRARCLIDQYSRYIVSEVGMQIDGINTQGENIADNGGIKQAFRAYERWLRQNGDADETLPGLNATGKQLFFLNFAQVWCGSMRPEATRNKLKTTVHSPGKFRVIGTLSNSEDFSEVFNCPLGAPMNPVKKCSVW; this is translated from the exons ATGAGGGGCGGAAGCAGCTTGAGCCAatacaacgacgacgacgtcttCAGCGGAGGACCCTGTCCGTCCTGTCGTCTAGCCATCAACAAGGAGACCGGACGCTTGAA GTGGTGCATGGGAGGCAACGACACTTGGCGGTTTCGCGTGAAACTGATGCTGCTGATACCAGCCGTCCTACTGCCGATCACCATCATCTTCATCGCTCTGTCGCGGTCCCAGGTGATCGGAAAGGCACCCTATCATCGGACTTACCTGATCCATGCTACAggacgaaggcccgacgagagGACCGaggaaacattgccgc CGACCAGCCATACCGAGACCGAACGAGCcggagaggaagaggaagacgaGAGAATCCTGATATCTGGGATGAAAACTAGCTACGTGCCAGTAGAAACGGCCCTTCCGCCTCAGCAGCTGCAACGACGCAAGAGAGAACTCGACGGG GCGCAGTCGACCGACTACGTCACTGGGAAAATAGACAACTGGAGCGCGGATGAAAATTCGGACAACTTTCTGGACGATTATTATCCCGAGGTAGACAACGACAGGATAAAGGAAAACTCGGAGATAGAGAGCAACGACTATCGAAA CTACGGGGATCATTCCTGCGACAACCATAAGAACGAGGAGGAGCTTCGCTCGAGACCATTCAATGGGAAGTACGACGATAACGAGGAGCAGTCGCAGGATGAGTCCGACGAGGGTGAGCAGGGTGGCAGGCACTCGATCTCGATCGAAGATCCAGACTCGAGCTTGCCGATCACAGATGAGCAAGACGAGACAGGGCCGAATTTTCACACGTTCTGGAAGGGCGAAGGGGACTCCTGGGACATCAGGGACGCTCAAG CAAAAATCATGCTCACGTACATGGACAGGACCGCCGATCCCTGCGAGGATTTCTATCAGTACGCCTGCGGTAACTGGGCCAGGCACAATCCCATACCGAAGGACAAGGCGGCCTACGATACCTTCGAAATGATCAGGGAGTCCTTGGACACCGTCCTCAAAGAATTGCTCGAGGGCCCCATACCATCCGAGTTAGAAGCGAACCCTGACGACGCGACCGTCAAGGCCAAGTATTTGTTCCAGAGCTGCATGAATTACG AGATCTTGGAGCAACGCATGGAACGGCCGCTTGTAGAGCTCCTGGACGAACTCGGTGGTTGGCCGATCTTGAGACCTAACTGGGACCCAGAGAAATTCGACTGGTTGCTCCTGGTTGCTCAGCTGAGGCTCTACAATAACGATATCCTGATCTCAGAATGGGTTGCGCCGGATGTCAAGAACAGCGACGAATATATCATACAG TTCGATCAGACGTCGCTGGGACTCCCAACGAGGGACTACTTTCTTCAGCCGTCGAACATGATCTACCTGAAGGCGTACAAGAATTACCTGATCAAAATCGCAACTCTGCTGGGCGCGTCTTTGCAGAACGCTACCATCGATGCCGACGAGCTGATCGAATTCGAAACGAAATTGGCCAAG ATCACATCCTCTCCGGATGAGAGGGGAAACGTCTCGCAACTCTATCGGAGAATGAGCATCGGCGCGCTGAGGAACCTGGTCCCTCAAATCAATTGGCACCGGTATTTGACGATTGTTTTAGCACGGCCAATGAACGCTACCGAACCGGTTGTCGTTTACGCGTTGCAATACATCCAGGATTTGGTGAACCTCTTGTCGAAAACTAGTCCAAG GACCATCGCGAATTATCTACTGTGGCGATTCGTCAGACACAGGGTGAACAACTTGGACGACCGATTTCAGGAAGCCAAGCAGAAATTTTATTACATCCTATTCGGCAGAGAACAGGCGCCCTCGAGATGGAAAACCTGCGTTGGTCAGGTGAATTCGAACATGGGCATGGCCGTCGGGTCGATGTTCGTCCGGAAGTATTTCGACGAGAAGAGCAAGAACGAC ACATTGTCAATGACTAGAGAGATCCAAAGAGCATTCAGAGAACTGCTGAACGAGACTACTTGGATCGACGACGAGACGAAAGAGCTGGCTACCGAGAAAGTAAACGCGATGCTGCTGCGAATCGGCTATCCCGACTTCATTTTGCAGCCGAAGTTGTTGAACAAGCGTTACAAGGAT GTCGTTATCCGCTCGGACAAGTACTTCGAGAACACTCTGAATATTTTGCAACACCTGACCAGGGTGGGACAAGATCGTCTTGGCAGCCCCGTGAACAAAACCCTATGGAACACCGCGCCGGCCGTCGTCAACGCTTATTATAGTCGAAGCAAGAATAGGATAA TGTTCCCAGCCGGCATACTACAGCCGCCATTTTATCACAGATACTTTCCCCGGAGCCTGAATTTCGGCGGGATTGGTGTGGTGATCGGCCACGAGATCACTCACGGTTTCGACGATAAAGGTCGTCTGTTCGATAAGGACGGCAATCTGCATCGTTGGTGGAAGGATGAGGCTATTTACGGTTTTCACCAGCGAGCCCGGTGTCTTATCG ACCAATACAGCCGTTACATCGTCAGCGAAGTTGGGATGCAGATTGATGGAATCAATACACAAGGAGAGAACATCGCGGACAATGGCGGCATTAAGCAAGCTTTCCGC GCCTACGAGAGATGGCTGCGCCAAAACGGGGACGCGGACGAAACCCTTCCGGGTTTGAACGCGACCGGAAAGCAGCTGTTCTTCCTGAATTTCGCGCAGGTGTGGTGCGGCTCGATGAGACCGGAAGCGACCAGGAACAAACTGAAGACCACCGTACACTCCCCTGGGAAGTTCCGCGTGATCGGCACCTTGTCCAACTCTGAGGACTTCTCGGAGGTGTTTAACTGCCCACTTGGCGCGCCGATGAACCCTGTTAAAAAATGTTCCGTCTGGTGA
- the LOC143211230 gene encoding mitochondrial tRNA-specific 2-thiouridylase 1 isoform X1, with the protein MFKKVIVGISGGVDSAVAAFMLKNKGFNVTGVFMKNWDIADETGRCTIEEDYEHAQWVCNKLKIPLLQVNFVKEYWNNIFSYLIEQYQNGLTPNPDILCNRHIKFDKFFQFARAELQADAIATGHYVRTSFGPFLENFKPDTNVQLLSAEDKDKDQTFFLSQVPQESLRYSMFPLGNYLKCNVKQIAQEVGLDLVASKKESMGICFVGKRNFQDFISEYIPEKPGDFVDIESGKVVEKHMGFHHWTIGQRARIASGSDAMFVYKKNVETNTIYVVPGTNHPALYSDIVKTDVPHWISEEPKELNGHFRIFNCDFRFQHRDSVIPCTVHKTLTNELIIRLSQPLRAITEGQFAILYNGEECLGSASIKHPGVSYFSLGRQLKEKHWQYADVREKNTQIAV; encoded by the exons atgtttaaaaaagtgATTGTTGGCATATCTGGTGGAGTTGATAGTGCTGTAGCAGCATTTATGTTAAAGAATAAAG GCTTCAATGTTACTGGAGTGTTTATGAAAAATTGGGATATTGCCGACGAAACCGGGAGATGTACCATAGAAGAAGACTATGAGCATGCACAATGGGTGtgcaataaattgaaaatacctCTTTTACAAGTCAACTTTGTAAAAGAATATTGGAACAATATCTTCAG TTACTTAATAGAACAGTATCAGAATGGTCTCACTCCTAATCCGGATATCTtgtgcaatagacacattaaatttgataaatttttcCAATTCGCACGTGCCGAACTTCAAGCTGACGCTATTGCCACTGGACATTATGTCAGAACAAGTTTCGGTCCTTTCCTCGAGAATTTTAAGCCAGATACAA ATGTTCAATTACTTTCGGCAGAAGACAAAGATAAAGATCAAACGTTTTTTCTGAGCCAGGTACCTCAAGAATCATTACGGTACTCTATGTTTCCACTTGGAAACTACTTGAAATGCAATGTTAAACAAATTGCCCAGGAGGTTGGACTGGATTTAGTTGCTTCTAAGAAGGAAAGCATGGGTATATGTTTTGTGGGAAAACGAAATTTTCAAGACTTCATATCAGAg TATATACCAGAAAAACCAGGAGATTTTGTAGACATAGAGTCCGGAAAAGTAGTTGAAAAACATATGGGTTTCCATCATTGGACAATTGGCCAAAGAGCAAGAATTGCAAGTGGTTCGGACGCGATGTTTGTATATAAGAAGAATGTGGAAACTAATACTATATAcgta GTACCAGGGACAAATCATCCAGCATTGTACTCAGATATAGTGAAAACTGATGTTCCTCATTGGATATCAGAAGAGCCAAAGGAACTGAATGGGCATTTTAGGATATTCAATTGTGATTTTCGATTCCAACATAGAGATTCTGTAATACCCTGTACAGTGCACAAGACTTTAACCAAtgaattaataattagactTAGCCAGCCTTTGAGAGCTATCACAGAGGGACAg TTTGCAATTTTATACAACGGGGAAGAATGTTTAGGCAGTGCCTCGATTAAGCACCCTGGAGTGTCATATTTTTCCCTTGGTCGACAACTAAAAGAGAAACATTGGCAATACGCTGACGTGAGAGAAAAGAATACACAAATTGCTGTATAA
- the LOC143211227 gene encoding neprilysin-4 isoform X2: protein MRGGSSLSQYNDDDVFSGGPCPSCRLAINKETGRLKWCMGGNDTWRFRVKLMLLIPAVLLPITIIFIALSRSQVIGKAPYHRTYLIHATGRRPDERTEETLPPTSHTETERAGEEEEDERILISGMKTSYVPVETALPPQQLQRRKRELDGAQSTDYVTGKIDNWSADENSDNFLDDYYPEVDNDRIKENSEIESNDYRNYGDHSCDNHKNEEELRSRPFNGKYDDNEEQSQDESDEGEQGGRHSISIEDPDSSLPITDEQDETGPNFHTFWKGEGDSWDIRDAQAKIMLTYMDRTADPCEDFYQYACGNWARHNPIPKDKAAYDTFEMIRESLDTVLKELLEGPIPSELEANPDDATVKAKYLFQSCMNYEILEQRMERPLVELLDELGGWPILRPNWDPEKFDWLLLVAQLRLYNNDILISEWVAPDVKNSDEYIIQFDQTSLGLPTRDYFLQPSNMIYLKAYKNYLIKIATLLGASLQNATIDADELIEFETKLAKITSSPDERGNVSQLYRRMSIGALRNLVPQINWHRYLTIVLARPMNATEPVVVYALQYIQDLVNLLSKTSPRTIANYLLWRFVRHRVNNLDDRFQEAKQKFYYILFGREQAPSRWKTCVGQVNSNMGMAVGSMFVRKYFDEKSKNDTLSMTREIQRAFRELLNETTWIDDETKELATEKVNAMLLRIGYPDFILQPKLLNKRYKDVVIRSDKYFENTLNILQHLTRVGQDRLGSPVNKTLWNTAPAVVNAYYSRSKNRIMFPAGILQPPFYHRYFPRSLNFGGIGVVIGHEITHGFDDKGRLFDKDGNLHRWWKDEAIYGFHQRARCLIGLREMAAPKRGRGRNPSGFERDRKAAVLPEFRAGVVRLDETGSDQEQTEDHRTLPWEVPRDRHLVQL, encoded by the exons ATGAGGGGCGGAAGCAGCTTGAGCCAatacaacgacgacgacgtcttCAGCGGAGGACCCTGTCCGTCCTGTCGTCTAGCCATCAACAAGGAGACCGGACGCTTGAA GTGGTGCATGGGAGGCAACGACACTTGGCGGTTTCGCGTGAAACTGATGCTGCTGATACCAGCCGTCCTACTGCCGATCACCATCATCTTCATCGCTCTGTCGCGGTCCCAGGTGATCGGAAAGGCACCCTATCATCGGACTTACCTGATCCATGCTACAggacgaaggcccgacgagagGACCGaggaaacattgccgc CGACCAGCCATACCGAGACCGAACGAGCcggagaggaagaggaagacgaGAGAATCCTGATATCTGGGATGAAAACTAGCTACGTGCCAGTAGAAACGGCCCTTCCGCCTCAGCAGCTGCAACGACGCAAGAGAGAACTCGACGGG GCGCAGTCGACCGACTACGTCACTGGGAAAATAGACAACTGGAGCGCGGATGAAAATTCGGACAACTTTCTGGACGATTATTATCCCGAGGTAGACAACGACAGGATAAAGGAAAACTCGGAGATAGAGAGCAACGACTATCGAAA CTACGGGGATCATTCCTGCGACAACCATAAGAACGAGGAGGAGCTTCGCTCGAGACCATTCAATGGGAAGTACGACGATAACGAGGAGCAGTCGCAGGATGAGTCCGACGAGGGTGAGCAGGGTGGCAGGCACTCGATCTCGATCGAAGATCCAGACTCGAGCTTGCCGATCACAGATGAGCAAGACGAGACAGGGCCGAATTTTCACACGTTCTGGAAGGGCGAAGGGGACTCCTGGGACATCAGGGACGCTCAAG CAAAAATCATGCTCACGTACATGGACAGGACCGCCGATCCCTGCGAGGATTTCTATCAGTACGCCTGCGGTAACTGGGCCAGGCACAATCCCATACCGAAGGACAAGGCGGCCTACGATACCTTCGAAATGATCAGGGAGTCCTTGGACACCGTCCTCAAAGAATTGCTCGAGGGCCCCATACCATCCGAGTTAGAAGCGAACCCTGACGACGCGACCGTCAAGGCCAAGTATTTGTTCCAGAGCTGCATGAATTACG AGATCTTGGAGCAACGCATGGAACGGCCGCTTGTAGAGCTCCTGGACGAACTCGGTGGTTGGCCGATCTTGAGACCTAACTGGGACCCAGAGAAATTCGACTGGTTGCTCCTGGTTGCTCAGCTGAGGCTCTACAATAACGATATCCTGATCTCAGAATGGGTTGCGCCGGATGTCAAGAACAGCGACGAATATATCATACAG TTCGATCAGACGTCGCTGGGACTCCCAACGAGGGACTACTTTCTTCAGCCGTCGAACATGATCTACCTGAAGGCGTACAAGAATTACCTGATCAAAATCGCAACTCTGCTGGGCGCGTCTTTGCAGAACGCTACCATCGATGCCGACGAGCTGATCGAATTCGAAACGAAATTGGCCAAG ATCACATCCTCTCCGGATGAGAGGGGAAACGTCTCGCAACTCTATCGGAGAATGAGCATCGGCGCGCTGAGGAACCTGGTCCCTCAAATCAATTGGCACCGGTATTTGACGATTGTTTTAGCACGGCCAATGAACGCTACCGAACCGGTTGTCGTTTACGCGTTGCAATACATCCAGGATTTGGTGAACCTCTTGTCGAAAACTAGTCCAAG GACCATCGCGAATTATCTACTGTGGCGATTCGTCAGACACAGGGTGAACAACTTGGACGACCGATTTCAGGAAGCCAAGCAGAAATTTTATTACATCCTATTCGGCAGAGAACAGGCGCCCTCGAGATGGAAAACCTGCGTTGGTCAGGTGAATTCGAACATGGGCATGGCCGTCGGGTCGATGTTCGTCCGGAAGTATTTCGACGAGAAGAGCAAGAACGAC ACATTGTCAATGACTAGAGAGATCCAAAGAGCATTCAGAGAACTGCTGAACGAGACTACTTGGATCGACGACGAGACGAAAGAGCTGGCTACCGAGAAAGTAAACGCGATGCTGCTGCGAATCGGCTATCCCGACTTCATTTTGCAGCCGAAGTTGTTGAACAAGCGTTACAAGGAT GTCGTTATCCGCTCGGACAAGTACTTCGAGAACACTCTGAATATTTTGCAACACCTGACCAGGGTGGGACAAGATCGTCTTGGCAGCCCCGTGAACAAAACCCTATGGAACACCGCGCCGGCCGTCGTCAACGCTTATTATAGTCGAAGCAAGAATAGGATAA TGTTCCCAGCCGGCATACTACAGCCGCCATTTTATCACAGATACTTTCCCCGGAGCCTGAATTTCGGCGGGATTGGTGTGGTGATCGGCCACGAGATCACTCACGGTTTCGACGATAAAGGTCGTCTGTTCGATAAGGACGGCAATCTGCATCGTTGGTGGAAGGATGAGGCTATTTACGGTTTTCACCAGCGAGCCCGGTGTCTTATCG GCCTACGAGAGATGGCTGCGCCAAAACGGGGACGCGGACGAAACCCTTCCGGGTTTGAACGCGACCGGAAAGCAGCTGTTCTTCCTGAATTTCGCGCAGGTGTGGTGCGGCTCGATGAGACCGGAAGCGACCAGGAACAAACTGAAGACCACCGTACACTCCCCTGGGAAGTTCCGCGTGATCGGCACCTTGTCCAACTCTGA